A segment of the Gossypium hirsutum isolate 1008001.06 chromosome D10, Gossypium_hirsutum_v2.1, whole genome shotgun sequence genome:
attttcattgagaacaagcaacaaatgagaattcttcaaattaaagaatcttttggttctttaataaatgtccatatgaattctcaattaattttcgcatcatatatgatccaggatggtctaattggtcacgccaagtagtaaatgcatttgtatcagtaaacttctggtttactttaacatgcatttcaatttTACTagtaatgtcaatataaattgtgacaatttgataattttactattattccttttactttgtatccacatataagtactattgtgacatttactactggaattGTCTAAATCTGTAatgccctaaaattttaattttgggtattgtgtgtgacacaaaatatctatctgttttagtggttatgtgttctaagtgtgtttgggaggtctcaagttcaagccaggacttgggaaaattttggtatttttatgaataagccctatctttggtcagtagtgttttaagtaaaagttggcaaataattaacagaatgggcctactggtctagtggataagtggagtgttggtgtgaaggaggtcaTGTGTTCGAATCTTGGCGTGGGCATTATTTTCGCTCGTGCGTCCGggagagtttgagatggactaaaaatctTAGTAGTGAATTTAGtagggagtttgatggagagaaattagggattggggtggttatcaaatattctgttcattttccccttttttttactttccccaaaatccctccaCCCTCTTGTCGTTTTTCTCTTCATTGCTGCTGAATTTCTACTctctttcacccttcatcttcttgatttttcttttcccactctgccTCGTGTTGCTCCACGTTTGTCTGCGATCGTTCGGTAAGTTTTATATAAGTGATTTGTCTCTATTTGTTAACTTTCTTCTAAAGTGTTTTGTTTATGCCAATTGGGGGaggattcaagggctcgtaatcaccAATCGGAGTCTTAGTTTGTGTTGAAATTACTGTTCATCggttgaaggtaaggtttagtcgCTTATAGGTTAAAACCTCAATACGAGTTCGATTTGGGATCACTTTATGTaagattaaattagtgttatttgttagcttcaaacaaaaccaggtgtgtacccaaaacgcagaaaatgagattcggcaaaaagccgaaattgcttgttatttggacagcagcagtaagttaactttgaaaaatcatcataaatttggaaatcgaattagaggatgaacaaaagatggaattaaagcttattgagtctagtttctcatagaataaatGGTGTAggtaatgaaattgtaaaatgtgaaatataataaattttgtgagacaaggtcagaatgagttcgagttcccctgttctgactttggaaaatgttcaaaaattggagaaaaatagttaggtgttaaaatttacatgtttaaattattaatgagtctattttcaataaaaaaaatagaacatcatccaaattttctGAGAGATGATTattttttagcaaagaaaggtaGAAGCTATCAGGCAATAGAACAGgagtaagtttgaagattttactatacttattggctagataaaaaattttgaaaattatatggtagaaaggtatttaagtctagtttcaaagacatcaagcagatcttagtttggaattctgtagcttaagatataaataaattagtaacagtgactcaagtagaaaactttgaaggaacatataagtaaatagtgaaacatatatgaatatttagctagcaggGGTTACATTAAATGGACCAggcggccaaggccaatttgggccgagtgggccacacgggcagaccacatgggcgtgtgagcccatttttagtgaattgattgctaaggttgcacgagtcgcccaagtcgattgtgaacctactgtagggtcgataagcatcacttagacccctaattgtatgaactaattgtttgatttatatatgtgttgagcatgatgatagtatgcttgtatactgaactggttatatgtactAATGTCTTaagatagcatgtcatgacttgtatgttgcattgcatgggttgggttaattatatttagaggaagtgtactgaaaggctcttaagcctaacatactggcagctcagctgcaaattattgttttgtgccgcattcggtactacctagagtgtagggatgggtgggttaatTTGATCCCCATAtaaagtgtagggttggatggagatggtgtgtagaggctggttgggtaggaatTTGTTACCAAATACTGCATGACTGcaactgatactgtgatgggctaaagccctactgcatatttgatactgtactgagatgggctaaggcccaaactgttactgacactgaaaaagggcttaggcccaagactgtttTAACTGTGCACTATGATTTGATATTGTTTGTTTTCTgttggattacacactgagttttcgtaaactcaccccttttgtttaaatgtgcataggtaatccccagatctaGACGGATCGGTGAGGCAGAGGACTCGGCGGTGACCACGGTTTTGGACTTTCATGAtttttaacccatatttacgataattggttttatttctattctacttttactggctaagtttttgggttgtaattggactttcagGCTATGGTTTTGGGTTataattatctttaccttatggattacaacttctagtagtaggaaacctcgatttttaaaagaaacaaatgtttttcttAAACGTACGAttgtttaatatgttttaaaaGATTCCGCAAACGAATAACGTTTTAAAACTATCGATTAAATGggcaacacaattttggaactaataatatattaagataaggaattcaatggaaatggtttAACACGATGACacggttttcaaacaccctatcatgtgacatcgctatatccagccataacgtctgggtcgggtttggggtgttacaaaatcaatgtgaaatttataatgccactaaatcaacaaaataaatataattttcaaacaattatataaaatattcgcttcagggaatatgccaaaatctacaaatatccaaaaaaaactattatatttattGCAGACATTCATTTCAAGGAATGTgcaaaaaataattcaaacaataatgtacgcatatatcatatttcttacCAATAGGATTATAAAGATATTATCTGCTTCAAtgaatgataaattaatataaatcattgaaaattttgtactaagaatAAACATTTGGCAATATTTTGAATCATCCATCTTCTTCTTATCTATTTGCCAATAATGGCAATAGGTAATTATCATGTATTGCTACATTCATTTCGGGGAATGGAATAAAATTAGTGGAACGGATAACTCGTTATTTTATTTAGCCATAAGGAGATATGAgatcaattcaaaatacttttaaagcccttttaacaaaaattttgcaTAATCAATTAACTACCAAGAATAACTGGCTAAGTCATGTATAAAAACAAgcataaattaaatatatcaataaaagtcacatttcaaacataaaaatatgacataataaAAAACTAGTAATTTTTTCTTTCATAACCATCATCATAAACAtgcttgaaatttaattcaaaatccaacCTTTCATACTCATAGAACTTTTCATTTATAGTTGCTAAtgtcatttctctaaataattaacaaatggaataatataaaacatatgaaCTACTACCTTTAACTattctttgaactaaatcaaatatgaataaccataaaattccttggtttattaacacaaatttgcatattagatatgttttaatcagatatattatttaattataaaacctactatagcaacataaataaatcagctaacattcattttcataaacaaattagatgcttaaaacaatatgtaactcatgtaatcaaaatgaaaaaagaagacaatctcaaatatttaaacaatatatcaagttgatttaatatttaaagatgtgcttttttttttctgcATTGAGTcttgacttttcatacataagtttgagaGTAATTTATTTTCCAGTTGTACaacaggtacataaccaatgacttttcatacataagttttctctcttgcaagttctcattCGTAATATTTTTCCACATAATCtgaattgagaacttattctgaatactatAGAGTTATGCTCACAGttttaaaaaaacttgcaacttcaggtgcatccaatcataacgagctttatatagaattatcatattctattgctcataaatagatatttcacagtcaaatattttgctttcaaccctttaaaggggatgatgacaaaagaatatcacaaagTTAGTagcaatcaattcaatttaataacaagagtaatcaaTAATCTCCTTCTTTTCTCATcttttcaaaatagatatttataacaatagtgattcatatgaaatataatcttttaTTCATTCATAATCTTAATATCATATCCATTATAATGGatatcttttaaaactaatgcattaaccatcacaaattttatgctttttagatattaatatattagctattctggagctttcaactaattttgtactatgaaatattagaataatatttgtttgtttcaatatcaaataagataaatattttctatctgtaatgatagaattcattactacattattatatcattcctcaaagaatattaacagaaacataATATCTGGGCATACACCactttaccctttgaagagttatcttgagaactctcattgctatcttattttttattatgtttttacttttagtgattcatgattatatcttttattttctttaagtttgcattcacttcagggaatgcaacaaatctgaTAGGACAAACTTCTAAACGCTTCCATTGATTCtatatttcataatcaccatcgcaaaacatacgtggatttcaaatcaaaatctatctatcaTAATTAGTcgccaattataataaacatgatataataaataaatcatagtaaaatatacctgagaTTCTTTAACATCATTGTTATCACCCTGACTACTATCACGAGCACTATTACAAATAGTAAAACAACTTTATtttcataataacatttataatctaataataaaaaattcatataattaacaaaatcaaagttttcttGTAAAATGCTTGATAGTTATCCAATACACATTGTACCAAATTTCAATTccacatatatgttataaaatcttacattgctctaatcaaatatttataaattcaatttaaaagatataatacaataatttcaagcatatttaataacaataatttaattataaaaaattttaatcatccaaatatcatacattctataatttaataaaagaaccttagtttaaaagaaacattaaagtaataatatttttttcataaaataattttaccaaaaatcaattaataaaGGAGAAAAACATACCATGTAaggattatataattttttttgcataAAAAGGCATAAAAATTTTTAGAGATTTATGTGTACTTGAGTGGTTAAAGGTTGTAATGATTACCTATAGTGTACAGACTTCAATTGAAATAGAGCAACTCTAGGAGGCAATCGACAACAGtaaattttaggatatttttgtgacttatggagaaaaagaattaaaagataATCGTGctaataacgtgttataaaataaaagacaggagaataaagaataaagagaaTGGGAGAGCAAAAAAagagcatattttattgatcaatcggaaTATTTATAatgcttctccaaagtctctatttatagagataagaagtataaatgagtAAAGATCCACTTCTAatcactattagaatttaaagtacatcaaaacttatctttatcttgatggacatctacttaataagatattcataatagaaactttaaaatttacacaattctTATTACTGAAGATtcaatgaaatataatttttactttgaaaaaatgtataatatgaaatagaaaacaatttaaaatgtataatatgaaatagaaaacaatttaaaatgaaaaaaaatccacTGCCtagaaactaatttttttaaatgaattgcacaaaaataaaaaatattaacttcaggaagaaaaaatattaaaaattgtaaaacaagaAAAGATATTTATTTCAAAAAGCCCCGATAAATCATTGATTAGTGCGTATTTACATGATATTCATCAACTTCTGCTTAAATTCAAGGAGTGTAGGTTTGAGCATATCCCAAGATTAGCAAACAACCTTGCGCATATATTAGCAAATGAAGCGCTGAAGAGTAGTAGAGGAGCCTACCTGATCGGACGAGTCCCTGAAGCGGCAGAAATCCAAGCAGAAACTGAGAGGGCAAAAGAACCAGATTGAAGGAAGAAAGCGAGAAATGAAGGGATGAGAGTATAGAGAAGGGCAGACATCAAAGTTATTTCAGCAGCCCTAGAGTAATCTCAAGCGTCTtggaaaagtaaataaaattgaaGAGATAAGACGTTTGTAGTCTTTTAAGACTGATTGGGCAGGTAGAATAGTAAACATTTATTAGAATCagattttgtttcctttttcatttctctAAGAGATttggtttttcaatttttgtcttttagttttcttttgcTGGGCTCAATTTTTTTAATTGGGCTCGTTGGTTGTTTTTTTCTAGGATATTATGtgtaacatttatttattttaaaataaagctCAATCTGAaacttatttcaaaaaaaaaagaaaagatgtttatttataattttaaaagtgaattattttaataaatttaattaagattaaattaagttggagaaaataataaatataaataagtgtataataatattttgttaaatttaaaatttaatgacgtgacactattttattggtgtctaaaaaagtatatataaattattcccttaaaatttatacttcattcaccattatttaaatttaatataacttaactaatttttaactttttaccgatgttcaaaaaaaaaacattttaattttcaaCCAATAATAgagaatattaaaaattaacaaacaCACATTTTTTACATCATATTTCTACCCCTCTTtacaaaaacattttttaaatggCAACAAGGAAATCAAATTCAAGATTTGGCTAATCTGGTTTGAGGTTAAAACAAGAGAAGGAAGATGGTACTTACAGTACTTTTAATTTCGTGCACTCCCAAATGACAAAAGAAAAACTTAGTGGCTGAACGTGAGCcataaaaaaactttaaacctTTCGTTCTAATGACAGGAAAGAGTTTTTGTACCGAATTATGAAAGTATTTGCCTCACTCTAGGAAGCACGGACACGGCTCATCTCTCCTCGTACGTGTGTCTGACACGGATACTTGTTGGATACACCTAGATACGTACGGGACATGCTCGAATATGTCAAAAAATAATGCGGACACGGTCCTAACACGGTGACGATGGATAGAGACATCGGATTGAAAAACCCCAGTTGAGAGTGAAAGGAGAAGCAGAGTTTTGGGCTATTtgtaaattgatttaaaatattgggttggatattaagtattttaacatgaaaaaatatataaaaatattttttattgtcatTTCTTGTCTATTGGTgtcctcattttttttaaattatcgtATCATACCTGTATTACGTGCCCATGTCCGTGTTTCATAGGTTACCTCACTATGTTCTtccccaaaaatgaaaatgaaaaagttcTTACAAGAGTGAATTTATATCCATGCCGATGTGCAAGTCAAATGGTAATTATAAACCCGAACAATCTAGAGTTCAGACATATTTTCCAAATGCTTGAAAGTTGAGACTGATAAATGTAAAGATCCAACCCAGTCAATTGGgataatatattataatgataATGGATACCCTATTAACATCCATTGTGCTTAATTGTTCCTCAAGTTCATGATTGAGTATTTGAGTGGATATTGCTGCCCATATTAACCATAAACATGAATTTCTCTATACCATTTTAGGCGATGGGAACTTGTTCAGCGGACCTAGCTGCGCTCCTAGGCCCCAACGCCACCGCCATTGCGGCAGCTGACTACATATGCAACAAGTTCACTGACGCTTCCTTTGCCGTTGACAACACTTACCTTCTCTTCTCAGCCTACCTTAACTTCTTCATGCAACTTGGCTTCGCCATGCTTTGCGCTGGCTCAGTCCGTTCCAAAAACGCCATCAGCGTCATGCTCACTAACGTCCTCGACGCCGCCATCGCTGGCCTCTTCTATTACCTTTTCGGGTTTGCTTTTGCCTTTGGTTCCCCTTCCAATGGGGGTTTCATTGGTCGCCACAATTTTGGCTTAGAATCCATTCCTTCATCTTCCTTTGATTATAGCAATTTCCTTTATCATTGGGCTTTTGCTGTTTCAGCTGCCGGGATTGCTAGTGGCTCCATGGCTGAAAGAACCCAATTCGTTGCTTATCTTATCTATTCATCTTTTTTAACCGGTTTTGTTTACCCTGTTGTTTCTCATTGGTTTTGGGCGACTGATGGTTGGGCCACTGCTTTTCGAGTAGATAATGGCTTCCTCTTTGGTAGTGGGGTTATTGACTTTGCCGGTTCGGGGGTTGTTCATATGGTTGGTGGTGTAGCTGGTTTATGGGGTGCACTTATTGAAGGACCAAGGATAGGCCGCTTCGACTCTTCGGGCAGGTCAGTTGCCTTGCGTGACCATAATGCAACCCTTGTTGTTCTTGGAACTTTCATACTTTGGTTCGGTTGGTATGGGTTCAACCCCGGTTCATTTAACAAAATCTCCGGTTTTTACACATCTGGAAACCATTATGGGCAGTGGAGTGCGGTGGGGAGAACAGCGGTGACCACCTCTCTAGCCGGATGCACGTCGGCGTTGACTACCCTTTTTGGGAAATGGATTTTGACAAGTCATTGGGATGTGACCGATTTTTGCAGTGGTTTACTTGGTGGCTTTGCTGCTATCACAGCAGGCTGCTCTGTTGTTGAACCCTGGGCTGCCATTATCTGTGGCTTTGTGGCTGCTTTGGTGTTGATCAGTTGCAACAAGTTGGCCGAGAAAGTGAAGTACGATGATCCATTAGGAGCGGCTCAATTGCATGGTGGATGTGGGGCTTGGGGGGTTATTTTTACAGCTTTGTTTGCTTCGGAAAAGTATGTGAGGGAAGTCTACCCCAGCAGGCCGGTTCGATATGGGTTGTTTATGGGAGGTGGAGGGAGGCTGTTGGCTGCTCATATTATCCAGATTTTGGTCATTGTTGGGTGGGTGAGTGCTACAATGGGGACCCTGTTTTATTTCCTTCATAAATTTGGGCATCTGAGGGTTTCAGCTGACGATGAAATGGCCGACATGGACTTGACAAGGCAGGGGCGACTTGCTTATGTTGACCATGATGAAGATGAATCACAAAAACAGGGATTCAAATGAAGAAATTTGTTGGAACAAAAATGTGAAGAAAATTGAAAGCCTACAGTATATAAtatattcaataaaaataataacatatatattgaaaaaaataaatcaaactaaaaaaaCATTAGGGTGCAGTGTGCAGCAGCACTTCATTCTTAATGAGCAGTCAGGTGCACGTCACTGCCTATATTTTCTTTAAGCAACATTTCAATTGGAGTTGAATGTCTTCTCAGAATAAGAATACGATAACTCGTTAAAAACAAATACGCAAATCAACAAACTGTACTTTATATTGAGTGATGGATATGGGGGCGCAGGTCTAATGGgttgaaattttgagatttttaaatTTGGTGTTTATATTGTATAACATTTATCtcttaattaaattgtattttatataaTTCATCATCTTAAACCATAAGGTTATACTTTATATTAACAAAGTAATTTTTAGttgtaattatataattttaataataatcaaatattaatgtaTGATGGGCTTTGAAAGATTAAATTTAGAGGCCCAATATGGACTTTAAAAGGGCTTTTCAGAATTAATTGATTTAGCCTATACCTATACATTATTAGTACAAATCTCCGGTGAAGAAAATTTCGAACACACGAACGaaactcaaataaaaaaagaagaaatacgTTAAGGCTCCAAGGTGCGTATCaagtcactatctttaaggttatattcgcccccacctatttTTGGtatgcaaatgagttccaagtaaattaacctcgaggatacaatgaagccaatgactatttgtgttttgcactgacgaaaatagcccactacacactgagcaatgtatgacaaaaactcaatttctataaaggatttctgcagtaatactttataaaataatctaataatattagaaaatgaaggaatgaaagaaataatattagaatttgttggtgtgttttccaaataaaatctcattcctatttataggaatttttatgtctcttcatagagacatatttcatcaataggtgtctttctgaataataatgtctttaaaataaacacataattattcatttaatattataactattcaaataatattatttaaatagttataattctttttcaaaaaatcaaataatataactttagaTTAATTACACttattcatttatagttattggaacactataaatatttaaaaatgttccaACATACATATTAGGTTAGTGACTTTATTATATGTTGATTTGTGTCTCTTGCTAAGGAATTAATTTCCTCTGATAAGGTGCCGACATTGtcaagagaaaaagaaaggagttCGATGTCGAGATTGAGAGCATAgagtaaaaaaatacatattatatttCTCTCGACTCTTACACAAAAGACCTCTTGAtaaatatttttgcataaattatgttatttatttatttgacttatttTTTTCCCTAATATGTTGTTTAATATATTTCATGAGTTTGGTCTTAAGAAAAAGCGGAGAGTGCAATTCAGGATACCTAGTATTGAGAAATAAGACTAAggccaaattttttaattttatttttgaaattataattgtacagggccaaatttgcccgggcccaatgtaaacagtccaattacaaaaaataataaactatTAGCCCAAATTTCCAATGGCCCAATGTGGCCCAAAACCCAAATCAACCCTAGCCCAAACACATAAACATTTTcagaaaagaaaacctaaaccctaatgcCTTGCGCCGCTCCCTTTGCTGCCCACGTGCCTCCGCAATGCACCCACCGCTCGAGGTCTGCTACCTTGCACCAAAATGGAAAAAAGCTAGAGCCTCCGTCTCCGTTGACCTCGCTAAAACCTTCAAACAAACCAAAAGAAACAGCAGAGAAACAGTAGCAGAAATGAAGACAAACAGTGTAAAgcatttggctataaaagccacaaatTCAATGTAATCAGGGgacaaatatcaaataaaaaaactaagAATTCCCAAAGGTGGTTTTCTTTgctttgttttatatttttttctctgcgaataaaacacaaaataaaaggGAAAGGTTGAAAGAAAACAAACCTTCGCGTCCCGTCACCATGAACGACCGAGGTAGCCACTTCCGATGAAAAGTGGCCAAAAACTGAAAGTTTTTAACCTTTTGGATTTTTTGTGGGCATTTCGGAAATTTTGGCCTCGGATCTATGTTCAGGGGggtcaaaaaatgataaaaatgacctttttatttttttcgggCCACCGCAGACGGCGGCGCCATCGCCGGTGATCGACGGCCACCATGGTGGTTTGGCACCAGAGTAATGGCTAGAGCCTGGAGAGGGGAAGGGATGTTGAGAGAATTTTGGgtgttttttttttgagaaagaagaaaaaaaatgaagtttttttaaaaaaattaggtttaaATAAGGAAGTAAAACGACGACGTTTTGGGTTAGGAACCCAGGCGCCAAAACAATGCCGTTTAGGGTCTATCCGCgtgcgacccgacccgctccagggggGATCCTTGTGTTTTCGCCTTCTGATTTATATACACCCCTGGTCCTTCTGCTTTTTTTATTGTttgcaatcaagttttttttttttttttaattttgtcttatgatttatttcaattttcagtTCGGTCCATATCTGAACGAAGCCGTTTTGGAGGAGAAGGGATAATTTCCCATTTAGTCTCTCCCTGTTATTCGCGTGTTCAGATTAGTCCTTCCCTTTTTACTTCTTTCTGATTTGCCCCcgaattttgttttaaagttcaatttaatcctttttgttgatttttctatgttattattaaattatttatttatttatttatttattatcattggtattattatttttcctttta
Coding sequences within it:
- the LOC107914950 gene encoding ammonium transporter 1 member 1 gives rise to the protein MGTCSADLAALLGPNATAIAAADYICNKFTDASFAVDNTYLLFSAYLNFFMQLGFAMLCAGSVRSKNAISVMLTNVLDAAIAGLFYYLFGFAFAFGSPSNGGFIGRHNFGLESIPSSSFDYSNFLYHWAFAVSAAGIASGSMAERTQFVAYLIYSSFLTGFVYPVVSHWFWATDGWATAFRVDNGFLFGSGVIDFAGSGVVHMVGGVAGLWGALIEGPRIGRFDSSGRSVALRDHNATLVVLGTFILWFGWYGFNPGSFNKISGFYTSGNHYGQWSAVGRTAVTTSLAGCTSALTTLFGKWILTSHWDVTDFCSGLLGGFAAITAGCSVVEPWAAIICGFVAALVLISCNKLAEKVKYDDPLGAAQLHGGCGAWGVIFTALFASEKYVREVYPSRPVRYGLFMGGGGRLLAAHIIQILVIVGWVSATMGTLFYFLHKFGHLRVSADDEMADMDLTRQGRLAYVDHDEDESQKQGFK